The region GAATCATTAGAACCCATCTGGCACCATGAAAAGCTGAACGCCAAGCCAAGATCTAAAATTCAAAACGCCGGACATCCATCAGTCTGGAGGAACCGTTTGCAAACGAAACGTTCCAACGAATGTTTCGTTTGCAAACGGGGAGCCATTTTCCACAAATGGACGAAACATGGAGAGGGAGAAAGATACACTGTTCaaaaatgaacagcaataaTGTGGTCTAAGAGCACGAAAGAAAAAATGGagattcatttttcaaagtcaaattttcatCACatcatttgttcatttctacATGTGACAGTTCAAACTAAATGATTTAAtcagcaagctaaatatttagattgctaactaaatatttagtttgaagctaaatgtttagcctGCTAGCTACATATTTAGATTGAAGCTTAACATTTATTGTCCTCATGCTTTGCTCATCTAACTTGCTAACAAATTATTCAGtctttaaactaaataattaattagCAATCTTAATTACGTTGCTAATTAagtatttagtttacaaactgtGACACttataaacaaatgaaagaaattgtgaaaatacGACTTTGCCTActttcttcccccccccccaagaaaaccaaaaatattgctgtttattttggaGCGTGCAGCTTCACAAACAGCACCAATAAAAAGTGGTGGACCTTCGCAGGAGCAGGCTGCCAGTTTAAATGTGAacgcaaagaaaaaaaacaaaacaaaacaggaggaATATATGCTCATTGACAACAATAAACCCAACACATTGCTGCTGGTTGCTGTGGGAACTTTGCAGCACCTTCCTCGGCCTCCTGCAGTTTCCCCAGCGCCAGTCTGGCTGTGCCGCGGCGGGCAAAGGCCTTAGAGTAAGTGTCATCCAAAGAAATGGCTGCTGTACAGTCCACCTCTGCTTCTTTATACCTGGAGGAAGAAAGACGGAGGACAGATGGAGAGAGTTTGCCTGCTGTCATTTATTGAATGGAGTGAGAACTGTTGGATGTTTCTACCTGTCCAGCTTGAGGAAGGCCATGGCTCTATTGGCAGGCAGGAGGACGTTCATGGCGTCCGCCTCCATTCCTCTGCTGTAGCATTCCACGGCTGCCTCGTACTTCCCTTCTTTGAAGTAAGCGTTTCCCTGAACAGCAAACGTCTCCGTTGGGTTTCAGaacaaactgacagaaaagAGAGGCGATAAACCAGGACTCACTCTGTCCTTCTGCATCacagcttcctgtttcctctgctgctctcccGGCTGTTGCTGCTGGTTGGCGGCGGCAGCGGCCTCGGCGCGCTGGACGGCCGGACTGCGGACGTCACCCTGAGCGAGGATCTGAACCGACCAGAACATGGGTAACACAGCAGAAGGACAAACTGAACGCTGACCCCCATTGACCCCACCCAACCCTCACCTCCAGGAGTTTCTTCACTTCGCTCTGGGCTTCAGAGTTACCCGGGTCCAGCCGGAGGACTGTCTGGTAATCTGTTCAGACACATTCAACAGCCTCAGATCAGGACAgcccaaacaaaacacagtttttaaacCCATTCAGATAAAACCAGGTTTAAACCCATTCAGATAAAACCAGGTTTAAACTCATTCAGATAAAACCAGGTTTAAACCCATTCAGATAAAACCAGGTTTAAACTCATTCAGATAAAACCAGGTTTAAACTCATTCAGATAAAACCAGGTTTAAACCCATTCAGATAAAACCAGGTTTAAACCCATTCAGATAAAACCAGGTTTAAACCCATTCAGACCTTCCAGAGCCAGCTGGTGTTTCTGCAGGGCAAACCGAGCAGCTCCTCTCCTAGCATACGCCTTATAGTAGTTGTCGTCAAGGGCAACGGCCAGGTTGCAGTCCGACTCGGCCACGGCGTACCTGGGAAGGCAAAGATTCATCATAACAACCGGAGAAAAcggaaaaacattttccacttatcaaaagtatttattcatcttaaactttttcacattttaccacAAACTTCATTGTGTTATAATGACcaaatattcataaaatctGTCTCATGTGTACTTTAGTCTTCATGAAGctacagaacagctggatttatagtGAGATCTGGGTCAGCTaaaggagctgaaaacaaatgtgcaccacacttttcagtttgtttgttttttgttgtttgtttttaaggggcagtattatgtattttccaggcacacagagctattttattgcacaattaagtaactattctaacttcagttgttataaaaatgtcatatgTATCTAATATGTCTtaaaaggaatttgactttgtaatttaaagccttgaaattgggcctctgtctctttaacaactcctgctctttctgaagctccgccttcaggaagtcatcacaacatggctcctacgttaaccctttaacaacgttgtTTACCAGCCTTGAACAGAGGGTTTGCTCTGtgagcttggaaactgcagctctgaggaggagcttcatctcAAAGCAGAGCAgctccacccaggcgtttttgctcagctggttgccatggagattaaaggatttctcaaacatgcatgaaaggcAACACTCCTGGTACGGTACATTgttaacatgatgtaaagctcaactATTTTACGTAACCAGTGTTACCATTCATCTACTTTGCACCAGTACATATCTACTTTGTATAGTTGTGAAGTAGATAAATGGTAATCAATCGATTATTGATCCATCGAATGAAGCCCATTTGTTTACAGTGAAGTCAGACTTACTTCTTGAGTCTGAAGAAGGACGTGGCTCTGTTGGTGGGAAGCACAGGGTTGTATGGATCAGCAGCCATCCCTCTAGTGTAACACTCTATGGCCTCGTCATACTTCCCCTCTTTAAACAATTTGTTACCctggaaacaagaaaaaaacaaaacaacaaaagcagttGTCATCTTTTAACCCCCCCccctgtctttctctctttcttcctctgtaTGTCACATTTAGAAGCTTCATTACATTCTCCTTCTCAGCCAGAGCTCTGTCCTTGTCCATCTCCTCCGAGTCGGACTCGTTGGACTCGGCCTCCTTGTCCATTTCTGCCAGAGCTTTATCCTGCCCACAAGAGGAAGAACGCACAATCAGCGTTTGTTGCATGAAAACTCAGGTTGTGGAAAGCCCAGGTGGGACGTTGGGTTACCACGTCGAACTTGTCCCATGATCCATAATCACAGGATTTGAGTCTGGAAGCTCGACTGGGCTCCTCTGCCTTTGTGTCGCCGTCAGCAGCAGGCACctgtttcctcctcttctccctcaTCTTTGACCTGTAGCCCTTGTTACGCACAGGTGGAAGGGTTTTCTGCAACATGACACACAGGCTTATGGAAGGCCATTAGAGCTACGAAAGAAACTGTGAAgtccaacaggaagttgtaaTTACAAGTTTTAAAGTCTTAATTATGagtcaaagtcataattttaagaTACAGTTATAATTTGACTTTCTAAGTcataattataatattaaaagtcataattatgagtttcaatgtcataattatgagattaaagGTCTTAATTTTGAGATACAAAGTCATAACTTTGACTATCTAGTAAGTCCTGATTATATTCAAAGTCACGATTATAGTTTTTGCCAATTAAATGATTagattggattttatttaagggtatcaGTGTAAATAAGTTGCTAACAGCGAGGGAAGTCCTACCTGGAGCTCCTGGACTCGTCCAGTCCTCAGCTCTTCGTCCTTCCTCTTGATGTCTGTCTCCCAGTTGTCCAGCTCCCTCATGAAGCTGTGAAGATCCTCCGCATTCTGCCGTATCTGCAGCTGTAACTCCACGGCCTTGTCCACCCCGGACATGTTCCCCTCTGCcaaacagacatttatttttggaaaactcTTTCACTTCACTTCTCTGTGCTTTAGTCTTCACatccaagcagcagcagcatcgaGGTAAAACACGAGAATCACGTTGTGTGACACTCGAGCAGCTAGCAGCTTAGCAAAACAGAACCATCATTGGATTAAAAGAGGCCGGATATGACTGTGCTCTAATTATGACGTTCTGAAATACCTGCCGCTTCTTTCCTGGATTCACAGTTAATTCGTAGTGACCGCTCAAGTAACAAAAGACTCCGAAAAGTGTCGCTAATCACGAAATTCTGTTTATGTCCGGAGCCATGACAGCGGAGGACCAGCAGCCTTTGCTCTACGTATGACGACGTAAACAAAGATCGTCTataataacaaaacaatctccgtaaagcaaaaacaattatttttttttaaatacagaactTTTACGAAAAATCTTCTATTAAAAATACACTGACAATTGAGATATATGTGTGGAAGATGAGTTTATCTGTTTGGCTCAGAAATTTTCGTCAGTTAGCGCTAGAgttcacacttttcagaaaagaaacgACACTTGGGGAAGTCCTTAACAGTCAGCCGGTGCAAGACGCGGCTAAAAGTGACGAAGAGGCGATGAAGGTGGAGTTAAATCTAGGGTAACTGGTTCTCCTCAGTTGAAGAAAGTCAGACAGGACCAGTCAGAGTAataatcatgtttatttgttttttttttgtttgttttttttttaaacaaacagaacataatattacatttatgacatcttgaaataaaaagtgCTACAGTGTAAAAAGTACTAATGCAAAGTCATCATTCTTCTTCACTGTAATAATTCAATGTCTAagataattttaattttacaacgAAGCAACTCTTATCTGGAAACTAAAGTAGTGTACAAGCCACGCCCACCCGGCGTACTTGTGTCTCGCTGGGCGATAAATGATGCGCACCTACTCATatgaaactaaaaaagaaaataaataccttgtattataaaaatgataggaaaatattctttaaagACTTCACATACCTGATATTCTAAACaattgttttgtctgaaaatttCATGggaaaggggaagggaaatcacttattaaaagtaaagaaatggaggaatggcaaaaaatatggactgaagataagaaaggaagaagattatatGAAGTGCAAAAGTCAGTTCGAATTCGaagcattaatgaaagaaacagaagagaagaaataataattagtagatTAAGAATAGGTCATACCTACTTAAatgacatgctttatttaatagggaggaaaaatagtgataaatgtgagagatgtggagaaaaagaaaatgtagaacacataCTGATGAACTGTAAGTCATGAACTCGAAAGGgaagaattaaagagaatagttagaagtatagggcatgaatggaatcttaaaggtatattaggaaatgaaggaaacataacagatattcataaattaaggaaagcattgtttatctatcttaagaatacaaaataaaaaaatagaatctaatagatgtgaagtaacgctgctacacactcatgtacagtaggcggcggtatgcaccttaaagttgcttgtgatccgccataatagaaaagaagaagaagaaaatttcaTTAGTCAACTCTGACCACGGAACCACGTGATCTAGAAACCCAGCAATGACCTCTCCAGTTAGCTAGCGGTGGAAAACCCGGAGAACTTTATGCTGACATATCCAACACAATGGGTCAGACCAAGCAAGACGAGGAATATGGATATGACCTCTTCCCGGAGAGAAACGCGAGGAACCCCAAGCAGATCACAATCAGAGACGGCCTGTTCACATTCAGAAACAAGTGTCAGGGCATGTTAAGGTTCGCCATGGAAACTAGTGAGTATCGATGCTTGCTTATGCAGCATTTTAGAGGGAAAGCCTTCCGAGCTGCAGACGTCTTAATGTGAACAAATGATGTGCTTGTTATTTGAATCCATGAGCCGTGACGGTGTGCAGCATGTTGCATTAGCTCACGGAGCTAACAGTGATTGGTTGCGAATGCTAGGTGGCTTCAGCTGAAGCTAACTCCTCTGTGTGTCCCTGGCAGGTCCATATGCCAAACTCCTCCTCAGTGCCATGAAGAACTCCGGCTGGTACGTTGGACTACACGGCTGTCTATAACCTGAAACGCCATGTTAACGCCAACTGTAACATAGATAGGatgcaaaatacaaaagttacttctgctgctgtttttttactaaacaatatttaaattatcaGTGAATGTTGAGTCTCATATGATTCTATTAATGCAATCATTGTCCAATGCCGATGTGTATTTCCGAAAAGTTACTAAATATAGCAATAATCTTGCTAAGTTGGCAATAGTGGTGTGACTAACGTTAACCGCACGTGCAGACTGACCCAGATAATACTTCCACTGTATTTCACAAATACCaattcccccccaccccccaccacAAAACCTGCTAAGCGCGGTGGTTGGGTGCTAGACCACTCATTCATTCAGCCTCCccttgtgtttttgagttaaaaaatgttgacaggaaactttaaaatatcGCTTGATTATTATGTGCTATTAAAAGATTTGacgattaatacctgaacactaactataaagtcttaaaaaaattaaacatttaaaaaataagcaatgcttagcctggtgggtcCACAAAtaaagtaaagcctggtgggctGCCTGGCTTAAAATACTCTGAGGGAAACCTGAATACGATACGTTTTTGGTTAAtgttttcaaaccaaaacattcatCTTAATCAGTGCCTGAggaatattttttccagaagttccttcatttatgtttctcttttgtttaaatTGCTGATATATTTCACAGTGCTAAATAGGTTCAGTATTACGTGTTTTAGTAGCGGTTCAATGTCAGATAAACTGAGGGCCAGTATCGCTATATGTTAATAATACAGTATTATTACAGTATTATTAATTAAGTTTAATAGCTGAAACGTCTGATATTTAGGTGTTTTTGTCggaagttttcatgttttcttttgtttgaattCCATTGTTGAAACCTtagaatttgaacaaaaatgtttctgtctacaaaatactttaataacatattagcaagataaagaaaaacaacaaaacaaattcaaatttgtttctAGATAAACAAAtgccaaaaatatatatatattttacggTAGAATTTAGAAactacaacacaaaaataaaataaaatttcataaaGGAATCTGAAACTAATGTATCAATTTAACCATGCTAGTATTAATCTGATACTGATAATGACTTGGTATtgatattatcaatatttttggaCTGATCTGCCTACAGAATAATACTACcacttctgtgttttcatgatTTGACATGTTTCTATGATGCAACCAAGCAGGCCCATatcatgatgctgtcaccaccaGTGGGACACGGCCTGTAGAGATCCAATCTGTCTGATACAGTCTTCCTCTAGCCCTCATCCTGGTCACTGTGATTTACTGAAACTGCTAACTGGCTGCAGTGGTCTCCACTTGTACCTCCAACGTATCACCCACCTCcctttgtttttcatcatcTGTTCAGCAAAGTGTTTAAAGACAGACATTTCTCCTGCGAGGACTGCGACGGGACGGTCAGCGGTGGCTTTGATGCTGCCTCCTCTCAGGTAGGAAATGAGACGGCGTTACCCTTTGGAGGTTTTGTCTTTTCATCTGAGTCGCGTTTCCTCTCCTCCAGATTGTTTTGTGTCAGAACAACATCCACCAGCAGGCTCACATGAACCGAGTTGTCACCCACGAGCTCATCCACGCGTTCGACCACTGCCGGGCCCACGTGGACTGGTTCAACAACTTCAGACATCTAGCTTGTTCTGAGGTGAGGAATAGCATTTAATACTGCCGTTCTGTTACAAAATTAGGAGAATAAGTAGTTGGCTTCTTGGAACATTTTTTGCTTGTCTGTTATCTCTGTTCTTACAGACATTTCCAAAAATCAGCTCTGAAAAGGGATTTTGCCcctgtttatctttgttttggttttaattaattCACCAATTAGTGCATACAAAGCAAACATTACAGCCTAACAAACCGAGGTATTgatctacaaaataataaacatccaATTAGATAAgagaacaaacaacagaaataaatgtcaagACACAGAACATATCCAAGTGGTGTCACAGCAAAAATGGAATTGCTAAACATATAAAagttctaatatttttttattccttttaatcTAGGCAGTTATTTTTGGATTTGGATTATTAGTATTTCTCTAATATTCCTTGTTTTGATTAATCTGGGGGCACAGATATTTTGGGAAGACGTGGGAAAGTTAGGGAGaacaaatgacaacaaaacattttgtgattttattagtAGCTTCTCCCATGTTGTGCAGTGGCATTAAAATGGCGTTTAGAATTATggaatgtatatttttaaattttagaatttatttttatttattgctgatTGTTGCTTCATTGATATCTGCTGCGTGAGAAGGTGTAGACATAGTGATGTACtgatctttttccttttttttggaACATCTTCAAAGCTGAACAGTGTTATGCTGGACATTCTTCTTGTCTCCTTTAGATTCGAGCAGCGAACCTCAGTGGGGATTGCTCCTTCAGCAATGAATTTTCCAGATTCAACTTCGGCCTAAAGGAACATCACCAGGTACGTGAGCCGGGCGTAAACGTCACACACAGCGTTTAAACAACCAGCTCCGTGTCTGTAATGGAACCCGTTTTGTTCTCTTCAAACAGCAGTGTGTCCGGGGTCGCGCCGTACGCTCCATCCTGGCTGTGCGAAAAGTCAGCCGAGAGGAGGCGCAAAAGATCGTCGACGAGGTCTTCGACTCGTGCTTCAATGATCACGCCCCTTTCGGACGGATCCCACACGGCAATAAGGACGCCAAGTTCGCCTACAGGGAATACATGAACAGGGATCGGTACTACGCAAACCTTTAATGTTTGACATATCGGTATCCTGCAGGTGCTCGGGCGACAATGCAGATGAATGACTGGCGGCGTCACGAGCTGCCATGTGGACAGAAGTAAATGACTGAGTTGAAACAATCAGAGAGAGGCGTAGTACTGTGCATCAGCCTGTGGGGAAAGGGCTGGagattattttgtctttttggacAATGAATTACAGCGAGAGCaacaatgcatttctttttcttcctcttggaCTCTGCTGCTGTGTTAAAAGATTGTACTGACTGATCTTCTACTTGGGATTGAAAATTAAATGAGGTGGAACCAGATCAGAGATTTCTGTTTCATCTGTCAGGTTTTACAGTAAAAGTTCTGTATGTGTGGATCTACAGACGAAGCCAGATGTTTACACGCACtttatgaaaagaaacatttggttagactacattttttctgtttcaggtcaTTTTATAATGGCAGCTACAAAATATCaactttgttgtccttaagccGCTTTGTAACTGATTCAGTGATACGGTTGGGGTCGCTGTAAGACCCATTTCAGCCTAAGCTTCAATTTCCTAGTTGCTTCAACATCTGAAGTTTATTCATAATGTTCATTCCTCACGAGTGAAGCAAAACTGTggtttgtaggcagaccagTTTGATTGAATGAAcaggactttctaggcaaacgaactagagtttgatcaaagcagactaaacagggctggtgtgaaggCACCATTACAAGCTGTAAtctgttttcatgttgcttttGAAGTAATGGCTTCTTTCCTCGGCAGCCTTTAAGACCACAGTGATGCATGACTTGCTCACTGTGGATAATGAAAGTGTTACCAGTTTGAGTGACTGGTTGGAGTCTGCAGTTCTCTTCCTGTTATCTTGGCTCATTTCTTTAGATAATAACCTATTGAACTTACAAATCTTTACCGACTTAAGACCAGAGAAGTTGTTGCTAACTTAATGTCCTGAAActgaaagggggaaaaaaagacttttttataGAGCAAAGTCAACATCTGGTTTCAGATAGATACCTTCCAGTGGTTCTGGTTGCCACAACAACCTCAAGACAAAtcaactgtaaaataaatctgtctgtTGGTACTATTAACAgactgaatttgaattaaaggtgggttttatgtttctttgtcttatcattgtgtttctgcttcctgtcttaGATTTTCTAGAAGGAGTTTATGTAACCACCTTGTTACCCACAAGCTGCCATTTTAAAACTTAGAAGTTGTagaattagtttttattaagtTTGGAAACTAacaaacttaataaaaacattctttattcCAAATGTAAAATGGTAGTAAAGATTAGAATAGTAGTCAATTGGAAGACTCTGCAGCTTATAAAGACATTATACTgtaaattttattatggatttacTTTGACTCAAGACTATAATTTGTAAACAGGACTTCTTACGGCTTTATCTCAACATAAAGGATTTGTGGAGGCAGAAATTGCAGACTTTATTATCATTCTGTTGTGATTGTAACACTGTTACAGAACTGTTACAGCAACAGTAAAAAAGTTTCTTGAGGTCTGAAGACTTGGGAACTCAAAGTCAACAGCAGGAGAGAGACGTGCCTGTTACATCAGCCTAGTTTGAGTGAGTGGATCTAATCCCAAACAAGAtgagtttttacaaaacagtaattttaatagaa is a window of Gambusia affinis linkage group LG23, SWU_Gaff_1.0, whole genome shotgun sequence DNA encoding:
- the rpap3 gene encoding RNA polymerase II-associated protein 3 encodes the protein MSGVDKAVELQLQIRQNAEDLHSFMRELDNWETDIKRKDEELRTGRVQELQKTLPPVRNKGYRSKMREKRRKQVPAADGDTKAEEPSRASRLKSCDYGSWDKFDVDKALAEMDKEAESNESDSEEMDKDRALAEKENGNKLFKEGKYDEAIECYTRGMAADPYNPVLPTNRATSFFRLKKYAVAESDCNLAVALDDNYYKAYARRGAARFALQKHQLALEDYQTVLRLDPGNSEAQSEVKKLLEILAQGDVRSPAVQRAEAAAAANQQQQPGEQQRKQEAVMQKDRGNAYFKEGKYEAAVECYSRGMEADAMNVLLPANRAMAFLKLDRYKEAEVDCTAAISLDDTYSKAFARRGTARLALGKLQEAEEDFRRLLQLEPGNKQALNELQKLQTDPGCSGALRAEDGAQRRTVQPVDKPEHLRSTKPLRRIDIQEISGSLAPPRQEALPPLIQEVERKTDSPLSSSPSAKIIKMEEAAETQKHDRVPASRDAAQSVQEESTEAAEASSSDVPPAPSNSFQLESDLRKLSKQPDAVYRYLRQISPSAYGQIFQNSLEPDLLNQILRTLHDFFIGNEPPTSILETLGGLAGVRRFDMAIMFMTPQEKKVLTELFDFLLQAQLDQPTVSDLQKKYGL
- the atp23 gene encoding mitochondrial inner membrane protease ATP23 homolog is translated as MGQTKQDEEYGYDLFPERNARNPKQITIRDGLFTFRNKCQGMLRFAMETSPYAKLLLSAMKNSGCKVFKDRHFSCEDCDGTVSGGFDAASSQIVLCQNNIHQQAHMNRVVTHELIHAFDHCRAHVDWFNNFRHLACSEIRAANLSGDCSFSNEFSRFNFGLKEHHQQCVRGRAVRSILAVRKVSREEAQKIVDEVFDSCFNDHAPFGRIPHGNKDAKFAYREYMNRDRYYANL